A stretch of Candidatus Manganitrophaceae bacterium DNA encodes these proteins:
- the cysK gene encoding cysteine synthase A, with amino-acid sequence MKLHPNVTELIGQTPLVQLNRLADNQSARIFAKVEFFNPGGSVKDRICLSMIEAAERSGKLQPGGTMVEPTSGNTGIGLALVAAVRGYKLILVMPESMSMERASLLSSYGAQLVLTPAWEGMRGAIKESESIIEQNPDYFMPNQFANPANPEVHRKTTGPEILEALNGEVDAFVVGVGTGGTITGVGEVLKTRNPKTLIVAVEPSASPVLSGGEPGPHKIQGIGAGFIPNVLNRKIIDRVITVTDDDAYKTAKLLARQEGLLVGISSGANALAAQQIAKELGKGKTVVTILPDTGERYISIEKYFNI; translated from the coding sequence ATGAAATTGCATCCGAATGTGACCGAGCTGATCGGACAGACCCCGCTGGTTCAATTGAATCGGCTGGCGGACAATCAGAGTGCCCGTATTTTCGCCAAGGTGGAATTTTTCAACCCCGGCGGAAGTGTCAAAGACCGGATTTGCCTCAGCATGATCGAGGCCGCCGAACGCTCCGGAAAACTACAGCCCGGCGGAACGATGGTTGAGCCGACCAGCGGGAACACCGGCATCGGGCTGGCGCTGGTGGCAGCCGTTCGCGGCTATAAATTAATTTTGGTGATGCCTGAGTCGATGAGCATGGAGCGGGCGAGCCTCCTCTCCTCTTACGGGGCGCAGTTGGTCCTCACCCCCGCGTGGGAGGGGATGCGCGGCGCGATCAAAGAGTCCGAGAGCATCATCGAACAGAATCCCGACTACTTCATGCCGAATCAGTTCGCGAACCCGGCCAACCCGGAAGTTCATCGGAAGACCACCGGGCCTGAAATTTTAGAGGCGCTGAATGGAGAGGTCGATGCCTTCGTGGTCGGGGTCGGCACGGGCGGAACGATCACAGGTGTCGGCGAGGTGCTGAAGACAAGAAATCCGAAAACGCTGATCGTCGCGGTCGAGCCATCCGCCTCTCCCGTCCTCTCGGGAGGAGAGCCGGGGCCGCACAAAATTCAGGGAATCGGCGCCGGGTTCATCCCGAATGTGTTAAATCGGAAGATCATCGATCGGGTGATCACCGTCACCGATGATGACGCGTATAAAACGGCGAAACTCCTTGCACGGCAAGAAGGGCTCTTGGTCGGGATCTCCTCCGGCGCCAACGCTCTGGCCGCGCAGCAGATCGCCAAAGAGCTCGGGAAGGGGAAAACGGTCGTGACGATCCTTCCCGACACCGGCGAGCGCTACATCAGCATCGAAAAATATTTCAATATCTAA
- the thiS gene encoding sulfur carrier protein ThiS, producing MRIKINGKQEETQETTLFDLLKVKNIEPRMVTVELNSKMVDRSTLSSTRIQEGDEIEFLFFMGGGASQTKMRS from the coding sequence ATGCGCATTAAAATCAATGGGAAACAGGAAGAGACCCAAGAAACGACCCTTTTTGATCTTCTCAAAGTAAAGAACATTGAACCGCGAATGGTCACCGTCGAATTAAATTCAAAAATGGTCGACCGTTCCACCTTAAGCAGCACCCGCATCCAAGAAGGGGACGAAATTGAATTCCTCTTCTTTATGGGAGGCGGGGCGTCGCAAACAAAAATGCGCAGCTAA
- the mraZ gene encoding division/cell wall cluster transcriptional repressor MraZ has translation MFLGKFQHTIDSKGRLSVPVKFRELLNAHSNGTVIITSDLDPCLAAYPLPEWNLMIEKAKKLPTMDRGVKNFLRFFYSRATECPLDKQGRILLPPALREYAQVTADVVMVGLENKFEIWHPQKWQDNEALVTENTDQIQEALASLGM, from the coding sequence GTGTTCCTGGGAAAGTTTCAGCATACGATCGATTCCAAAGGGCGCTTGAGCGTTCCGGTTAAATTCCGCGAGCTCTTAAACGCGCATTCCAATGGAACGGTGATTATTACAAGTGACCTGGATCCTTGCCTGGCCGCTTATCCGCTTCCCGAGTGGAACTTAATGATCGAGAAAGCAAAAAAGCTGCCGACCATGGATCGCGGAGTGAAAAATTTTCTCCGCTTCTTTTATTCCCGAGCAACGGAGTGTCCGCTCGATAAGCAAGGACGGATCCTCCTCCCTCCCGCCCTTCGTGAATATGCGCAGGTTACTGCCGATGTGGTCATGGTGGGACTTGAAAATAAATTCGAGATTTGGCACCCACAGAAGTGGCAGGATAACGAAGCCCTGGTCACGGAAAACACCGACCAGATCCAGGAGGCGCTGGCCAGCCTCGGGATGT